In one window of Corynebacterium incognita DNA:
- a CDS encoding IS256-like element IS3507 family transposase has translation MSKNQPRCHCGGEMKRNGTTSKGTTRWRCKHCGASRVKRRIDITNSTGFTAFIDHLTTGASLDTIASRVGCSPRTLQRRFEPFWLVDVPDPTIGHIGRVYDQVFLDGTYTAGGCLIIAATIDHVIAWHWCKHETTRDYQRLLERIEAPLIAVIDGGQGAFSAIKKCWPTTKIQRCLVHAQRVVRRYTTSRPRTDAGRTIYRLALKLTRITTLDQAAAWGAQLHEFSTIYRSWMDEKTTVKDPKTGTWTRTWTHHNVRKAYNSLNHLWRSDLLFVYLTPPEGVLEKNRIKSTTNSLEGGINSQIKLLARTHRGRSGERQRRMLDWWLYLKTELPDDPARIARQSNWGQDQLAKVSTLTQHENQADHETGRPALYDNAIDTDYTHSIGIQKGQI, from the coding sequence ATGTCAAAGAACCAACCACGCTGCCACTGCGGCGGTGAGATGAAACGCAACGGCACCACCAGCAAAGGAACTACCAGGTGGCGATGCAAACACTGCGGCGCGTCGCGTGTGAAGCGCCGGATCGACATCACCAATTCCACGGGTTTTACCGCCTTCATTGACCACCTGACCACTGGCGCCAGCCTCGATACCATTGCCAGCCGTGTGGGATGCTCGCCGCGCACACTGCAACGCCGCTTCGAACCCTTCTGGCTCGTTGACGTACCCGATCCAACCATCGGACACATCGGGCGGGTCTACGACCAGGTGTTTCTAGACGGCACATATACCGCCGGCGGCTGTTTGATCATTGCCGCCACTATCGACCATGTCATCGCCTGGCACTGGTGCAAACACGAAACCACGCGCGACTACCAACGACTTCTCGAGCGCATCGAAGCCCCACTTATCGCCGTTATCGATGGCGGCCAGGGAGCGTTTAGCGCGATCAAAAAGTGCTGGCCCACCACGAAAATCCAGCGTTGCCTCGTGCACGCCCAACGCGTGGTACGCCGCTACACCACCTCACGTCCCCGCACTGATGCTGGGCGCACCATCTACCGACTGGCGCTGAAACTGACCCGGATCACCACCCTGGACCAAGCAGCAGCATGGGGTGCGCAACTGCACGAATTCTCCACGATCTACCGTTCCTGGATGGACGAGAAAACCACGGTCAAAGACCCTAAAACAGGTACATGGACCCGCACGTGGACACATCACAACGTGCGCAAGGCCTACAACAGCCTCAACCACCTCTGGCGCTCCGACCTGCTGTTTGTCTACCTCACCCCACCAGAAGGTGTGCTGGAGAAAAACCGGATTAAATCCACCACCAACAGCCTTGAAGGCGGCATCAACTCCCAGATCAAACTACTTGCCAGAACACACCGCGGAAGATCAGGCGAACGACAACGCCGGATGCTGGATTGGTGGCTCTACTTAAAAACCGAACTGCCCGACGATCCAGCACGAATCGCCAGGCAGTCCAACTGGGGCCAGGACCAACTCGCCAAAGTTTCCACCCTGACCCAACACGAGAACCAAGCCGACCACGAAACAGGACGACCAGCCCTCTACGACAACGCTATCGACACCGACTACACCCACTCAATCGGCATCCAGAAAGGCCAAATCTAA
- a CDS encoding MarR family winged helix-turn-helix transcriptional regulator produces MTTNPRWLNGQEQDFWRTYLAAMRKVDRGMDETLLLGSEISASEFAVLVTLSEADDRCLRLRELCAELDWDRSRTSHQVTRMERRGIVEKSKAKGDGRGIVVRLTDTGFERLKNAAPNHVESVRRLVFDHLDPADLPVFKKFFDGILAVDNVPGVPGFPGDDLLPASRA; encoded by the coding sequence GTGACTACAAACCCGCGATGGCTCAATGGCCAAGAACAGGACTTCTGGCGTACCTATCTCGCCGCAATGCGCAAGGTAGACCGTGGTATGGACGAGACCCTCTTGCTGGGAAGCGAGATCTCCGCATCGGAGTTCGCGGTGCTCGTTACTCTTTCTGAAGCCGACGATCGCTGCCTGCGTCTTCGCGAGCTGTGTGCCGAGTTGGATTGGGATCGTTCCCGCACCTCCCACCAGGTCACCCGCATGGAGCGCCGCGGCATCGTGGAAAAGTCCAAGGCAAAAGGCGATGGACGTGGAATCGTCGTTCGCCTCACGGATACGGGGTTTGAACGGCTGAAAAACGCCGCTCCGAATCACGTGGAGTCCGTGCGCCGCCTTGTATTCGACCACTTAGATCCCGCGGACTTACCGGTGTTCAAGAAGTTCTTCGACGGCATTCTTGCCGTCGATAATGTTCCGGGCGTGCCGGGGTTCCCGGGCGACGACCTCTTGCCCGCGTCCCGCGCCTAA
- a CDS encoding molecular chaperone GrpE — protein sequence MMSQDLFEDVEKQYSLYRITSFTQESQVLGDPEDFTDGEPTADQAEVMEGMLAENQGKALTYDESFGLWIAGAEEDIARMFADRDEFVDALENGEDPGVV from the coding sequence ATGATGAGCCAAGACCTCTTCGAGGACGTCGAGAAGCAATACTCGCTGTACCGCATTACGTCCTTTACTCAGGAGTCTCAGGTATTGGGGGATCCAGAGGACTTCACCGATGGTGAGCCCACTGCGGACCAAGCCGAGGTCATGGAAGGGATGCTCGCCGAGAACCAGGGTAAAGCCTTGACCTACGATGAATCATTCGGCTTGTGGATTGCTGGGGCCGAGGAGGACATCGCGCGCATGTTCGCCGATCGCGACGAGTTTGTGGACGCGCTAGAAAACGGCGAGGATCCAGGAGTGGTCTAG
- a CDS encoding IS1249 family transposase codes for MTTNRPRCPGCAGPMKKNGTTTAGTTRWRCTNPNCRQSHTRKRTDIHQATAFNDFYSYVTGHQTLADIAARRGVSRWTLDRRFRTFWYIDVPNTPDPHRIYDQVFIDGTYTSAGCLLIASTRSHVLCWHWATSESTYAYTQLLKHLAPPLCVVLDGGQGAYSAIKSCWPTTRIQRCLVHAQRVVRRYPTIRPRTPAGNTIYSLSLKLTQITNTEQAAEWVINLHEFGEVYKSFLNEKTPLPKERRTATRTWEYTHVRVRKAYNSLLHLSKQGYLFTYLEPSSESTDTSWASTTNSLEGGINSQLKLLARMHRGRSGERQRKMLEWWLNAKTQLPDDPLQIARQCNFGLDQLAKVTDLEPEDLNAADNETGRPALYDKAIGDEYQHNIGIRKGPLR; via the coding sequence GTGACCACAAACAGACCCCGGTGCCCTGGTTGTGCAGGGCCAATGAAAAAAAACGGCACAACGACCGCCGGTACAACACGATGGCGATGCACCAACCCCAACTGCCGACAATCCCACACCCGAAAACGCACCGATATCCACCAAGCCACTGCCTTCAACGACTTCTACAGCTACGTCACCGGCCACCAAACGCTCGCTGACATCGCTGCACGCCGTGGAGTCAGTAGATGGACCTTAGACCGCAGGTTCAGAACCTTTTGGTACATCGATGTGCCCAATACCCCAGACCCGCATCGCATTTACGATCAAGTTTTTATCGACGGTACCTACACTTCCGCCGGATGCCTTCTGATAGCTTCTACACGCAGCCACGTCCTGTGCTGGCATTGGGCCACAAGCGAATCAACCTACGCATACACCCAATTACTCAAGCACTTAGCGCCACCGTTATGCGTTGTTCTAGACGGCGGTCAAGGAGCCTACAGTGCGATCAAATCATGCTGGCCCACCACTCGAATTCAACGCTGCCTTGTCCATGCTCAACGTGTTGTCCGCCGGTACCCCACCATCCGACCCCGCACCCCAGCCGGGAACACCATCTACTCCTTATCGTTAAAACTGACTCAGATAACCAACACCGAACAAGCCGCTGAATGGGTGATCAACCTGCATGAATTCGGCGAAGTCTACAAATCGTTCCTCAACGAAAAGACACCCCTACCGAAAGAACGACGCACGGCTACCCGAACCTGGGAATACACCCACGTCAGAGTCCGCAAGGCCTACAACTCACTACTTCATCTCAGCAAACAAGGATACCTATTTACCTACCTCGAACCCTCATCAGAATCGACAGATACTTCGTGGGCATCAACCACAAATAGCCTGGAAGGCGGCATCAACTCCCAACTGAAGCTCTTAGCAAGAATGCACCGAGGGCGAAGCGGAGAACGGCAACGCAAAATGCTGGAATGGTGGCTCAATGCTAAAACACAACTGCCTGACGACCCACTACAGATCGCCAGGCAGTGCAATTTTGGACTAGATCAACTCGCCAAAGTTACCGATCTAGAACCAGAAGACCTCAACGCCGCCGATAACGAAACCGGACGCCCAGCCCTCTATGACAAGGCTATCGGAGACGAATACCAACACAACATCGGCATCAGAAAAGGCCCCCTCCGATAA
- a CDS encoding IS1249 family transposase, with protein sequence MTTNRPRCPGCAGPMKKNGTTTAGTTRWRCTNPNCRQSHTRKRTDIHQATAFNDFYSYVTGHQTLADIAARRGVSRWTLDRRFRTFWYIDVPNTPDPHRIYDQVFIDGTYTSAGCLLIASTRSHVLCWQWATSESTYAYTQLLKHLAPPLCVVLDGGQGAYSAIKSCWPTTRIQRCLVHAQRVVRRYTTSRPRTPAGHTIYALALKLTQITNTEQAAEWVINLHEFGEVYKSFLNEKTPLPKERRTATRTWEYTHVRVRKAYNSLLHLSKQGYLFTYLEPSSESTDTSWASTTNSLEGGINSQLKLLARMHRGRSGERQRKMLEWWLNAKTQLPDDPLQIARQCNFGLDQLAKVTDLEPEDLNAADNETGRPALYDKAIGDEYQHNIGIRKGPLR encoded by the coding sequence GTGACCACAAACAGACCCCGGTGCCCTGGTTGTGCAGGGCCAATGAAGAAAAACGGCACAACGACCGCCGGTACAACACGATGGCGATGCACCAACCCCAACTGCCGACAATCCCACACCCGAAAACGCACCGATATCCACCAAGCCACTGCCTTCAACGACTTCTACAGCTACGTCACCGGCCACCAAACGCTCGCTGACATCGCTGCACGCCGTGGAGTCAGTAGATGGACCTTAGACCGCAGGTTCAGAACCTTTTGGTACATCGATGTGCCCAATACCCCAGACCCGCATCGCATTTACGATCAAGTTTTTATCGACGGTACCTACACTTCCGCCGGATGCCTTCTGATAGCTTCTACACGCAGCCACGTCCTGTGCTGGCAGTGGGCCACAAGCGAATCAACCTACGCATACACCCAATTACTCAAGCACTTAGCGCCACCGTTATGCGTTGTTCTAGACGGCGGTCAAGGAGCCTACAGTGCGATCAAATCATGCTGGCCCACCACTCGAATTCAACGCTGCCTTGTCCATGCTCAACGTGTTGTCCGCCGGTACACCACCAGCCGACCGCGCACCCCAGCCGGGCACACCATCTACGCCCTAGCGTTAAAACTGACTCAGATAACCAACACCGAACAAGCCGCTGAATGGGTGATCAACCTGCATGAATTCGGCGAAGTCTACAAATCGTTCCTCAACGAAAAGACACCCCTACCGAAAGAACGACGCACGGCTACCCGAACCTGGGAATACACCCACGTCAGAGTCCGCAAGGCCTACAACTCACTACTTCATCTCAGCAAACAAGGATACCTATTTACCTACCTCGAACCCTCATCAGAATCGACAGATACTTCGTGGGCATCAACCACAAATAGCCTGGAAGGCGGCATCAACTCCCAACTGAAGCTCTTAGCAAGAATGCACCGAGGGCGAAGCGGAGAACGGCAACGCAAAATGCTGGAATGGTGGCTCAATGCTAAAACACAACTGCCTGACGACCCACTACAGATCGCCAGGCAGTGCAATTTTGGACTAGATCAACTCGCCAAAGTTACCGATCTAGAACCAGAAGACCTCAACGCCGCCGATAACGAAACCGGACGCCCAGCCCTCTATGACAAGGCTATCGGAGACGAATACCAACACAACATCGGCATCAGAAAAGGCCCCCTCCGATAA
- a CDS encoding PspC domain-containing protein: protein MNHSEPTPVLQRRLHRSTTDNMVGGVLGGIGETYGINSTLVRVLFICSFLLPGPQLLAYLIMWIIMPRG, encoded by the coding sequence ATGAACCACTCGGAACCCACCCCGGTCTTGCAGCGCCGACTCCACCGCTCCACCACCGACAACATGGTCGGCGGCGTTCTGGGCGGTATCGGCGAGACCTACGGCATCAACTCCACTCTGGTACGAGTGCTGTTCATCTGCTCGTTCTTGCTCCCCGGTCCGCAGCTTCTGGCGTACCTCATCATGTGGATCATCATGCCGCGCGGCTAA